From Streptomyces sp. SAI-135:
CCGCCGCCTCGACGCGGGTGTCCGCGGTGAGGTCGACGCCGGCGGTGCCGCCCGCCGGGACGGTGAGCTGAGTGGTGCTCAGCGTGAACATGCCCTCGGGGGCCGTGCTGCCTCCGGGGCCGGTCGCGGTGGCCGTCAGGTCCAGGGTGACGGGGTGGTCGCCGTCGTTGCGGTACGTGATGTGCTGGGTGACCGGCCGGTCGTCGGTGTGGGGCCACAGCTGCTTGCCGAAGGACACGGAGGTCTTTTCGCTCGCCACCGCCGCCTCCAGTGCCCGGGACACGTCGAGCCGGCCCGTCCCCTGCTGGTAGCCGGTCGCGCCGGTGGTCGGGGTGGTGGACGCGGTGAGCGCCTGCTTGATCCGTGCGCCGGTCCAGTCGGGGTGCCGCTGGGCCAGGATCGCGGCCGCTCCCGCCGCGTGTGGTGTCGCCATCGACGTACCGGACAGGGAGACATAGCCGTCGGCCGCCGGGTCGCCCATGTAGCCGTGCGCCGCCCTCGCCGAGACGATGTCCACGCCCGGCGCCGTGAGGTCCGGTTTCAGCGCGTTGTCGGCGGTGGGACCGGTGCTGGAGAAGTCGGCGAGCCGGTCCTCGCCGTCTACGGCGCCCACGGTGAGCGCCGACTCCGCGGCCCCCGGGGAGCCGACGGTTCCCGCGTCGGGGCCCTCGTTGCCGGCCGCGGCGACGGTGAGCATGCCGGTGCTCTTCGAGAGGGCGTTCACCGCCGCCTCGACCGGGTCCTCCCCCGGGGTGTCCTCCTGGCCCAGGCTGAGGTTGGCCACCCTGGCGCCCTGCCCGGCGGCCCACTCCAGGCCCGCGATGACGGACGAGTCGGTGCCCTCGCCGTCGTCGTTCAGCACCTTCGCGTTGAGGATCTCCGCGCCGGGTGCGACTCCCTTGTAGCGCCCGCCGGAGCGGGCTCCCGAGCCCGCCACCGTCGCCGCGACGTGCGTGCCGTGGCCGGCCTTGTCGTCGGTGCTGCCGGTGCCGCTGAAGTCCTTCGCTTCCGTCACCGCCGCGGCGAGGTCCGGGTGGGTGGTGTCGATGCCGGTGTCCAGGACGGCGACCTCGACGCCCTTGCCGTCGTATCCGGCAGCCCAGGCGGCCGGGGCGCCGATCTGCGCGACGCCGCCGCCCAACTTCACTGCGTTCGCGCCGTCTTCGTCCGTCGGCGCCCTGAACCGGCCGTCCAGCCAGACCCGCGCGACTCCCTGCTCCTCGGTGAGGGCCTGCCACATGTCGTCGGCCCCGGCCTTGGGCACGGTGATCGCGGCGCCCGCCACGCTGGGCAGCTCCCGGCGCACGGTGGCGTCCGCGTCCGCGACCAGCGACTTCTGCGTGCTCCTGCGCCGGTCGGACTTGCCCTCGTACGACACGATCAGCGGGAGCGTGCCGCGCCGGGTGTCGTCGTAGCCGGCGCGTATCAGGCCGCTGACGTCGAACAGCCGCATGTCCAGGACGCCTTGGCCGATCAGGGCGGCGGCGTCGGCGGGAACGACGTACTGATCGCCCCCGACGCCGCGCACGGACACCGGGACGTGCTCACGGCCCGGTGCGTGCTGGACACCCGTCACCCGGCCCCGGGCGTCCAGCCGGACCCGGTCGCCGGTGACGAGGGTGACGTACCGGGCGGCCGCGGAGGCGGAGCCGGCGGTCCGCGCGCCGAGGGCGGAGCTGCCGGGCGCCGCGACGGTGGCGGTGTCCTGCGTCCGTACGCCGAGGCCGGAGCCCGTGGACGCCACCGAGACGCCCGTCATCAGCCCCGCCACCAGCAGGGCGGCCAGCGAGGCGCTTGTGGTTCTGTCGCGCATTCAGCTCGCCTGCCCGGGGTACTGCTTGTTGGCGTCGACGACCGCGCGCTCGGTGATCGCGCTGGTGTGCGTGACGGTACCGACCTTGAGGGGGTTGTCCGCCGTGGCCTTGACCACCACGATGCGCTCGCCGAGGAACCGCAGGGTCTTCTTGTCGAAGATCCACTCGATGCGCTCGCCGTTGCCGGAGTCCTCCCGCGCGATCGCGACCCCGTGCCGGCCCGTGGCGTCGACCGCGTCGTCCACCGAGACGACTCCGGGGATCTTGGCGGCGGCCTTGTAGAGGGCGGCGCCGACCTCGGCGGGCGGGTAGCTCTCGAACAGCAGATCGCCGATCGCGACGAAGGCGGCCTGGTCGCGCGGGACTTCGGGGTCCCGGACGGCGTCCGACTCGCGGTAGATCCGCTGGAGCAGCGCGTCGGGGTCGGTCGGCAGCGCGGCCAGGGCGTTGTAGGCGCCGCTGAACGGGGTGTCGCCCTTCAGGGTGATGCCCTTGTCGCTGGTCTGGCCGGCCTCGATCAGCCAGCCGTCCCTGCCGTCGAGGGAGTTCCAGACCTGGCGGGAGTGCAGCTCGTCGCTGACCGCCTCGCTCTTGTCGCCGACGGTCTTGATGTAGGTGTCGGCCACCTTCGAGGCGATGTAGATGTACTGGCCCTTGCGCGGGGTGGGCTCGGAGGTGTCGGCGGCGGCCAGGGAGATGCGTTCGAGGAGCTGGGGGGCGCCCTTGGCGTCGGCGGCGCCGATCGTGGTGGTCAGTGCGGGGCCGGTGGCCAGGGCGGTCTTGCCGCCGTCGGTCCCGCCGCCGGTGAGGGCGAGGCCGCCCGCGACCGCGCCGGCCAGGGCGAAGGCCGCGGCGGGCAGGAGGACCGTACGGCGCAGGAACGGGTTGGAGCGCTTCACGGGCGCGACCGGAGAGGCGGCGGACGTACGGGAGGAGGTGGCGGACGTACGGGAGGAAGTGCGGAGGTCTTCGTGGATCCGGGCCATCATCTGCTCCTTGTGGAACTGGTGGCGGCCCGCCGGCAGATCCCGCTCGGCGGAGGGCAGCAGACTCTGCGTCTCCGTCCACTCGGCCGGGTGGGGCCGGTGGGAGGGGCTGGCGTTCATCGGTTTCCTTCCTGTGCGGACCGGACCGCGTATCCGCGATCACCTGTTATCTGCCGGTTCGTGCGGGTGGGTTCCCGTTTTTCTCCGAGGAGTTGCGCGTCGGTGAGCTTGCGCAGCCGGGCGCGGGCGCGGGAGAGGCGGGAGCGGACGGTGCCGACCGGGATGCCGAGGGCTTGGGCCGCCTCGGCGTACTCCATCCCCTCCCACAGGCACAGCGTCAGGACCTCACGCTCGGGACGCTTGAGCAGGCTGAGGGCGGCGAGCGTGGCGTTGATACGGCGCCGGTCGTCCAGGCGTCCGGCGGTCTCCTCGGCGTGGTCCTCGACCCGTTCCTCTGCGGCGTTCGTGGCGGCCGCGGCGCTCGCCGCGTTGCGGTAGCGGCGGTTGCTGCGGTGGTGGGAGCGGGCGACGTTGGTGGCGATGCCCAGCAGCCACGGCCGCAGCGAGCCGCCCTCGGCCTCGACCGAGGCCCGGCGCCGCCACGCCTCCATGAACGTCGTCGACATCACGTCCTCGGCCAGCGACCAGTCGGCGGTCAGCCGGAAGGCGTGGTTGTACACCGAGCGGGCGTACGCGTCGAAGAGTTCCGCGAAGGCGTCCGGATCTCCGTTTCGCACCCGGGTTCGCATATCTGTGGTCACGTCATGAACTGACGTACGGTGCGGGCGAGTTCCCGTGAGACACGTCACAGCCGTAGTGCACGACAAGCGTGGGGACTGGTCAGTGACCGCGTGACTCGGTCCCGACCCGGTGCTTCGTGAGCCCACGCACCCGCCTCTGCCTCCGCCGTCGGAGGCGTTGTCAGGCGTCGCGGTCGTCGTACGCCCGGTGGCTGCGTTCGATGTCGGGGTTGTGGGCGATGGCCCACTCGGCCAGGGTGATCGCCGGTTCGATCAGGGTGCGGCCCACGGGGGTGAGTTCGTACTCGACGCGGGGTGGGACCTCGGGGTGGGACTTGCGGTTCACCAGGCCGTCGCGTTCCAGGTGGCGCAGGGTCAGGGTCAGCATGCGCTGGGAGATGCCGGGGACACGGCGGAGCAGTTCGGTGAAGCGGAGGCGCTCCCCTGGAGGGTCGCGACCACCAGGAGCGTCCACTTGTCGCCGATGCGGTCGAGGACGCCGCGGATGGCGCGGCCGCCGTCGCCGCGGATCAGGCAGGCCTTCTGGTGGTCCGACATGACGCTCCTGGTGACCGCCGCACACACGCGTGTGCCTTTTGTAAGCCCTCCGACAGTGACTCACCATGGCCCTTCTCACAAGGGGTGACCATGGGAGGGTGCCGTCATGCGGGTCGCGTACTGGATCGTCGCCGGGCTGCTGGGGGCCTTCTACCTCTACGCCGGCGGGAAGAAGATCGTCCAGAGCCGGGAGCGGCTCGCGCCGATGATGGGGTGGGTCGACACCGTGCCGATGCCCGTCGTCCGGGCGATCGGGGTCGTGGAGGTTCTCGGCGCGGCCGGGCTGGTGCTGCCGCCGGCGACCGGGATCGCGCCGGTGCTGGCGATCCTGGCCGCGGTCGGCTTCGTGGTGCTCCAGTTGCTCGCGGCGGGCCTCCATCTGTCGCGCGGGGAGGTGAGGGAGACCGGCCTGAACTTCGTTCTCGTCCTCCTCGCCGCCGTGGCCGCGTGGCTGGCCACGGCGTTCTGAGGGGCCGGGGTGGACGTCAGGGGGCGTGAGAATCACCGGCCGCCGCGTGGCCCGCGCCGTCGCCGCGTACCGGTCCACCGGCCGCCGCATGGCCCGCCCATCGCCGCGTACGGTCCACCGGCCGCCGCATGGCCCGCCCATCGCCGCGCACCGGTCCACCGCCCCTCCACGCCGCTCGGAGGAACGGAGGAGGTGCACGTCACGGGGCGTGAGAATCACCAGCCGCCGCGTAGCCCGCCTCACCGCGTCGTCAGGATCACCAGCCGCTGCGTAGCCCGCGTCATCGCCACGTACCGGTCCACCGCCCCCTCCACGCCGTTCCCGAAGTTCTGTGGGTCCACGAGGATCACCAGGTCGAATTCGAGGCCCTTCGAGAGGGCCGGGGGCAGGGAGCGGACCCGGGGGGTGGGCTCGAAGCCGGGGGCACCGATGACGCAGGCGATGCCCTCCGGGTGGTCCTCGAGCCACCTGTCCAGCACCGTCGGCAGGTCCGTCACGGGGCCGTACGTCACCGGGACGCCGGTGCTGCGGATCGAGGTGGGGACGTTGGCGTCGGGCAGGGCGGCGCGGATGACCGGCTCGGCCTCCTTCATGATCTCTTCCGGGGTGCGGTAGTTGACGCTCAGGGCGGCCATCTCGACGCGGTCGAGGCCCACCCGCGCGAGCCTGTCCTGCCAGGACTCGGTGAAGCCGTGTCTGGCCTGGGCGCGGTCGCCGACGATGGTGAAGCTCCGGGACGGACAGCGCAGCAGCAGCATCTGCCACTCCGCGTCGGTCAGTTCCTGCGCCTCGTCCACGACGACGTGGGCGAAGGGGCCGGCGAGCAGGTCGGGGTCGCTCACCTGAAGGGCGCTCTCGTCGACGAGGGCGTCGTGGAAGTCCTCGCCGCGCAGCATCGTCACCAGGCCCATCCCGTACTCGTCGTCGGCGACCGCGCTCAGGTTCTCCACGACGGTGGCCATGCGCTCGCGCTCCGCGGCGGCGGTGGCCTCGTTCCGGCGCTTGCGGAGCGAGGCGCGAGGGTCGCCGAGCCGCTGCCGTGCCGCGTCCAGGAGCGGCAGGTCGGACACCGTCCAGGCCTGGCCGTCCGCGCGCTGGAGCTTGCGTACCTCGTCGCGGTCCAGCCAGGGGGCGCACATCCGCAGATAGGCCGGGACGGTCCACAGGTCCGAGACCAGGTCGGCCGCCTCCAGGAGCGGCCACGCGCGGTTGAACGCGGTGAGCAACTCCCTGTTCTGGCGCAGGGACTTGCGGAGCAGTGCCTCGGGGGCGTCGCCCTCGTGCCGGTCCACCAGGATGGTGAGCAGTTCGTTCCAGACCTGGTCACGGGCGTCGTTGTGCGGGGCGCCCTCCGCCGCGTCGAACGCCTCGGCCCAGTCGGCGGCGGTCAGCGGGATGTCGGACCAGTGGGTGGTGACGGTCATGCCCTCGGTGGGCGGCTCCTCGTAGAACCGCACGGCCTTCTCGATCGCCTTCACCAGGTCCGCGGACGACTTGAGGCGGGCCACCTCCGGGTCCGTCTCGACCCCCGCCGTGGCGCCCTCGGCCACGAGGTCCCTCAGGACGCAGGTCTGCACGCCCTCCTCGCCGAGGCTGGGCAGGACGTCGGAGACGTAGGCCAGGTAGGGCCGGTGCGGGCCGACGAACAGCACGCCGCCGCGGCGGTGTCCGAGGCGCGGGTCGGAGTGCAGGAGGTAGGCGGAGCGGTGCAGGGCGACGACGGTCTTGCCGGTGCCGGGGCCGCCGTCGACGACGAGTGCGCCGCGGGAGCTCGCGCGGATGATGGCGTCCTGGTCGGCCTGGATGGTGCCGAGGACGTCCCGCATCCGTTCCGAGCGGTCGCTGCCGAGGCTTGCGATGAAGGCGGACTGGTCGTCGAGGGAGGCGTGGTGCCCGGCGAACCCG
This genomic window contains:
- the helR gene encoding RNA polymerase recycling motor ATPase HelR, which translates into the protein MTTLPTSVFDLPERLAAKADPTLIAADEEHFAAIARCLEQTIDELSGTLAATLRAPGGIGQEAMDRDTEIHRLSARLRTLRRFGLDLCLGHMAGADDADPVYVGRLGLTDSTGRRLLVDWRSPAAEPFFGATHANPMGLAGRRRYRWTNGRISDYWDEVFTPDGFAGHHASLDDQSAFIASLGSDRSERMRDVLGTIQADQDAIIRASSRGALVVDGGPGTGKTVVALHRSAYLLHSDPRLGHRRGGVLFVGPHRPYLAYVSDVLPSLGEEGVQTCVLRDLVAEGATAGVETDPEVARLKSSADLVKAIEKAVRFYEEPPTEGMTVTTHWSDIPLTAADWAEAFDAAEGAPHNDARDQVWNELLTILVDRHEGDAPEALLRKSLRQNRELLTAFNRAWPLLEAADLVSDLWTVPAYLRMCAPWLDRDEVRKLQRADGQAWTVSDLPLLDAARQRLGDPRASLRKRRNEATAAAERERMATVVENLSAVADDEYGMGLVTMLRGEDFHDALVDESALQVSDPDLLAGPFAHVVVDEAQELTDAEWQMLLLRCPSRSFTIVGDRAQARHGFTESWQDRLARVGLDRVEMAALSVNYRTPEEIMKEAEPVIRAALPDANVPTSIRSTGVPVTYGPVTDLPTVLDRWLEDHPEGIACVIGAPGFEPTPRVRSLPPALSKGLEFDLVILVDPQNFGNGVEGAVDRYVAMTRATQRLVILTTR
- a CDS encoding RNA polymerase sigma factor, translating into MTTDMRTRVRNGDPDAFAELFDAYARSVYNHAFRLTADWSLAEDVMSTTFMEAWRRRASVEAEGGSLRPWLLGIATNVARSHHRSNRRYRNAASAAAATNAAEERVEDHAEETAGRLDDRRRINATLAALSLLKRPEREVLTLCLWEGMEYAEAAQALGIPVGTVRSRLSRARARLRKLTDAQLLGEKREPTRTNRQITGDRGYAVRSAQEGNR
- a CDS encoding S8 family peptidase; this encodes MRDRTTSASLAALLVAGLMTGVSVASTGSGLGVRTQDTATVAAPGSSALGARTAGSASAAARYVTLVTGDRVRLDARGRVTGVQHAPGREHVPVSVRGVGGDQYVVPADAAALIGQGVLDMRLFDVSGLIRAGYDDTRRGTLPLIVSYEGKSDRRRSTQKSLVADADATVRRELPSVAGAAITVPKAGADDMWQALTEEQGVARVWLDGRFRAPTDEDGANAVKLGGGVAQIGAPAAWAAGYDGKGVEVAVLDTGIDTTHPDLAAAVTEAKDFSGTGSTDDKAGHGTHVAATVAGSGARSGGRYKGVAPGAEILNAKVLNDDGEGTDSSVIAGLEWAAGQGARVANLSLGQEDTPGEDPVEAAVNALSKSTGMLTVAAAGNEGPDAGTVGSPGAAESALTVGAVDGEDRLADFSSTGPTADNALKPDLTAPGVDIVSARAAHGYMGDPAADGYVSLSGTSMATPHAAGAAAILAQRHPDWTGARIKQALTASTTPTTGATGYQQGTGRLDVSRALEAAVASEKTSVSFGKQLWPHTDDRPVTQHITYRNDGDHPVTLDLTATATGPGGSTAPEGMFTLSTTQLTVPAGGTAGVDLTADTRVEAADGTYSGTLVATARDGADPAAADPVAVRTAFGVVREAEAYDLTLKFLDRGGKPVTAPLTEILGYSGTYWTTNLKDSEQLSKGVYRVRVPRGDYVVDTVLDDVEGTSALVRPRLSLTGNTTVVFDARKAKPVGITAPQDAKMSDGQLNLAVGTGDMGRASHNSTLFWGTFKNLRTATLGPTAPAGKLSTQLGGLWQKGAATYHLLYNLPDRFPTGYHHTTRMNELALLKRNFGSSAAHRKGIVNVLWSGPTLSLGTVSDPFPLPTTAKIYVTTPKGFKWTANLGQRNASGDDDVFYGTESARSYQAGRTYPATYNVGVFSPITGGPYGAQRDGDTLALCVPDLADGAGHPASSTAKRHTTVTANGNTLLDNDGDLCQTVENLPSAPARYTIRTTLTRPPSVATTTSRLTAAWTFTSSPSDPTPLPLSTVRFHPKLTPTGTAPAGRRTTIPLSLQGPAATHLKSLKVKVSYDAGKTWSPAPVTTTHGNRTLTLTHPENARSVSLRSTLTDTTGNTYTVTILKAYLLT
- a CDS encoding CU044_5270 family protein — protein: MNASPSHRPHPAEWTETQSLLPSAERDLPAGRHQFHKEQMMARIHEDLRTSSRTSATSSRTSAASPVAPVKRSNPFLRRTVLLPAAAFALAGAVAGGLALTGGGTDGGKTALATGPALTTTIGAADAKGAPQLLERISLAAADTSEPTPRKGQYIYIASKVADTYIKTVGDKSEAVSDELHSRQVWNSLDGRDGWLIEAGQTSDKGITLKGDTPFSGAYNALAALPTDPDALLQRIYRESDAVRDPEVPRDQAAFVAIGDLLFESYPPAEVGAALYKAAAKIPGVVSVDDAVDATGRHGVAIAREDSGNGERIEWIFDKKTLRFLGERIVVVKATADNPLKVGTVTHTSAITERAVVDANKQYPGQAS
- a CDS encoding DoxX family protein, with the translated sequence MRVAYWIVAGLLGAFYLYAGGKKIVQSRERLAPMMGWVDTVPMPVVRAIGVVEVLGAAGLVLPPATGIAPVLAILAAVGFVVLQLLAAGLHLSRGEVRETGLNFVLVLLAAVAAWLATAF